One segment of Pangasianodon hypophthalmus isolate fPanHyp1 chromosome 10, fPanHyp1.pri, whole genome shotgun sequence DNA contains the following:
- the ythdf2 gene encoding YTH domain-containing family protein 2, giving the protein MNHLDPIQRPKGQGNKVQNGAVAQKETLNDDEFEPYLNAQPRQSNAYTAMSDSYMPSYYSPSIGFTYSLNEAAWSTGGDPPMPYLASYGQLSNGEHHFLPDAMFGQSGALGSNPFLGQHGFNFFPSGIDFSAWGSSSSQGQSTQSYAYAPSSLGGAVIDGQSPFTANEPLNKAVGMNSLDQGMAGLKIGAGDMTPKVVGSGLPGGPLNQVSAAPSMPAPSIAPAKVASWADIASKPAKPQPKIKTKGTLGGTNLPPPPIKHNMDIGTWDNKGAVPKAATPQQPALPTNGQPPNQASPQPATPAGGVPQLPLTNGQLAPPTVALGQHPQAPNGQPGMAPPQLQGPPPPPQPSQQTRWVPPRNRANGFGDAAGGASQSPPSAGIGGVSVPPEPHPVLEKLRLVNNYNPKDFDWNPKQGRVFIIKSYSEDDIHRSIKYNVWCSTEHGNKRLDAAYRSLGGKGPLYLLFSVNGSGHFCGVAEMRSPVDYNTCAGVWSQDKWKGRFDVRWIFVKDVPNSQLRHIRLENNENKPVTNSRDTQEVPLDKARQVLKIIAGYKHTTSIFDDFSHYEKRQEEEESVKKVEVQGNDPYSSNPSRSHYRLQDRQGRVK; this is encoded by the exons ATGAATCACCTGGACCCAATCCAGAGACCGAAAGGCCAAGGAAACAAAG tGCAAAACGGAGCTGTTGCCCAAAAGGAGACTTTAAATGATGATGAGTTCGAGCCTTATCTGAACGCTCAGCCCAGACAG AGCAATGCATATACGGCCATGTCCGACTCCTATATGCCTAGCTACTATAGCCCCTCCATAGGATTCACCTACTCGCTTAATGAAGCGGCGTGGTCCACAGGTGGTGATCCTCCCATGCCCTACCTGGCCTCTTATGGACAGCTTAGCAATGGGGAGCACCACTTCCTCCCGGATGCCATGTTTGGCCAGTCAGGGGCACTTGGGAGCAACCCTTTCCTGGGTCAGCATGGTTTCAACTTTTTCCCCAGTGGGATCGACTTCTCTGCCTGGGGGAGCAGCAGCTCTCAGGGACAGTCCACACAGAGTTATGCCTACGCACCCAGCTCACTCGGGGGTGCTGTGATTGATGGACAGTCTCCGTTCACCGCCAATGAGCCTCTTAACAAGGCTGTAGGGATGAACAGTTTGGACCAGGGTATGGCAGGGCTTAAGATCGGGGCAGGAGACATGACACCTAAAGTTGTTGGTTCTGGACTTCCTGGAGGACCTTTGAATCAGGTATCAGCAGCACCCAGCATGCCTGCACCTTCCATCGCGCCTGCCAAAGTGGCGTCCTGGGCGGACATCGCCAGCAAGCCTGCCAAACCCCAGCCTAAGATCAAGACTAAAGGCACCTTGGGGGGCACGAACCTTCCCCCTCCACCAATCAAACACAACATGGATATTGGCACATGGGATAACAAAGGGGCGGTGCCGAAAGCAGCAACACCCCAACAGCCAGCACTGCCCACCAATGGACAGCCACCCAATCAGGCCTCCCCTCAGCCAGCTACACCTGCCGGAGGGGTGCCGCAGCTTCCCCTCACCAACGGACAGCTTGCACCCCCTACTGTTGCTTTAGGACAGCATCCCCAGGCTCCTAATGGGCAACCAGGTATGGCTCCGCCCCAACTTCAAGGCCCACCCCCTCCACCACAACCTTCTCAACAGACCCGCTGGGTCCCTCCTCGTAATCGTGCCAACGGCTTTGGAGATGCAGCAGGTGGGGCCAGCCAGTCCCCTCCCAGTGCCGGAATAGGTGGAGTCAGTGTGCCACCAGAGCCGCACCCGGTCCTTGAGAAGCTGCGCCTTGTCAACAACTACAACCCGAAGGACTTTGACTGGAACCCCAAACAGGGAcgtgtgtttattattaagagCTACTCGGAGGACGACATCCATCGCTCCATCAAGTACAACGTGTGGTGCAGCACAGAGCATGGCAACAAGCGACTGGACGCAGCATACCGCTCTCTGGGTGGAAAGGGCCCCCTGTACCTGCTTTTCAGCGTCAACGGTAGCGGCCATTTCTGTGGTGTGGCCGAAATGCGCTCACCCGTGGACTACAACACGTGTGCCGGCGTGTGGTCGCAGGATAAGTGGAAGGGTCGGTTTGATGTGCGCTGGATCTTTGTCAAGGACGTGCCCAACAGTCAGCTGCGTCACATCCGCCTTGAGAACAACGAGAACAAGCCAGTGACCAACTCGCGTGACACGCAAGAGGTCCCGCTCGACAAGGCGCGGCAGGTGCTCAAGATCATCGCGGGCTACAAGCACACCACCTCTATCTTTGACGACTTCTCGCACTATGAGAAGCgccaggaggaggaggaaagtgTTAAAAAG
- the vgll2b gene encoding transcription cofactor vestigial-like protein 2b, producing MSCPDVMRPLYSHYAPHAPGAAAFVGNFPTPTRVSSPSSRHRNLMDASGSEEVPVLGGNSVPGSLSSSAYSSGGQKEKQVGEAEYLSSRCVLFTYYQGDISSVVDEHFSRALSSCTGMEGKRRASQASTEPTSPNSRRNFPPSFWDSNYPSPPSRPHCDPAGTPAYSVDPYAQALHAGLPHAHPHAHPSDSWGYTQGQVYGPPRSLHELYSAPGLEAHYSPLLMPAVRPPHLPPTLPGHYEVAKLEPTPTWPGLLPPGDMALALNMDPGLQPHKKGKELYWF from the exons ATGAGTTGCCCGGACGTGATGCGCCCGCTTTACAGCCATTACGCACCTCACGCGCCTGGAGCCGCCGCGTTCGTCGGCAATTTTCCG ACTCCCACTCGTGTCAGCAGTCCATCGTCTCGGCACAGGAACCTAATGGACGCCTCTGGATCAGAGGAGGTCCCAGTTTTAGGAGGGAACTCAGTGCCAGGGAGCCTGTCCTCATCCGCGTACTCCTCGGGTGGACAGAAAGAGAAGCAGGTTGGGGAAGCTGAGTACCTGAGCTCTCGATGCGTTCTTTTTACCTACTACCAAGGGGACATCAGCAGTGTGGTGGATGAGCACTTCTCCAGAGCTCTCAGCTCCTGCACAGGGATGGAAGGCAAGAGGAGAGCCAGCCAGGCCAGCACAG AGCCAACATCTCCAAACAGTCGGAGGAATTTCCCTCCATCCTTCTGGGACAGTAATTACCCGTCACCTCCCAGTCGACCTCATTGTGACCCAGCAGGGACCCCAGCCTACTCCGTGGACCCCTACGCCCAAGCTCTACACGCAGGTTTACCTCATGCCCATCCTCACGCACACCCCTCTGACTCCTGGGGCTACACCCAAGGTCAGGTGTATGGACCCCCACGGTCCCTCCATGAACTCTACTCTGCGCCGGGGCTGGAGGCGCACTATAGTCCCCTGCTCATGCCTGCTGTCAGGCCACCCCACCTGCCCCCCACCTTGCCAGGCCATTATGAGGTAGCGAAACTGGAACCTACACCCACGTGGCCTGGACTGCTACCACCAGGAGACATGGCACTCGCCCTAAACATGGACCCAG GGCTGCAGCCGCATAAGAAAGGAAAGGAGCTCTACTGGTTTTAA